The following coding sequences lie in one Chionomys nivalis chromosome 8, mChiNiv1.1, whole genome shotgun sequence genomic window:
- the Ranbp6 gene encoding ran-binding protein 6, whose amino-acid sequence MAAAGSAGLPATVSEKQEFYQLLKNLINPSCMVRREAEEVYENIPGLGKTTFLLDAVRNRRAGYEVRQMAAALLRRLLSSGFEEVYPNLPSDVQRDVKIELILAVKLETHASMRKKLCDIFAVLARNLIDEDGTNHWPEGLKFLIDSIHSKNVVLWEVALHVFWHFPGIFGNQDRHDLDIIKRLLDQCIQDQEHPAIRTLSARAAAAFVLANENNIALFKDFADLLPGILQAVNDSCYQDDDSVLESLVEIADTVPKYLGPYLEDTLQLSLKLCGDSRLSNLQRQLALEVIVTLSETATPMLKKHTNIIAQAVPHILAMMVDLQDDEDWVNADEMEEDDFDSNAVAAESALDRLACGLGGKVVLPMTKEHIMQMLQSHDWKCRHAGLMALSAIGEGCHQQMEPILDETVNSVLLFLQDPHPRVRAAACTTLGQMATDFAPSFQKKFHEIVIPALLRTMENQGNQRVQSHAASALVIFIEDCPKSLLVLYLENMVKSLHSILVIKLQELIRNGTKLALEQLVTTIASVADAIEESFVPYYDLFMPSLTHVVELAVQKELKLLRGKTIECISHVGLAVGKEKFLQDASNVMQLLLKTQSDLNAMEDDDPQTSYMVSAWARMCKILGKDFEQYLPLVIEPLIKTASAKPDVALLDTQDVENMSDDDGWQFVNLGDQQSFGIKTSGLEAKATACQMLVYYAKELKEGFVEYTEQVVKLMVPLLKFYFHDNVRVAAAEAMPFLLECARIRGSEYLSQMWQLICDPLIKAIGTEPDTDVLSEIMNSFAKSIEVMGDGCLNDEHLEELGGILKAKLEGHFKNQELRQVKRQEENYDQQVEMSLQDEDECDVYILTKVSDILHSLFSTYREKILPWFEQLLPLIVNLICSSRPWPDRQWGLCIFDDIIEHCSPTSFKYVEYFRWPMLLNMRDTNPEVRQAAAYGLGVMAQFGGDDYRSLCSEAVPLLVKVIKCANSKTKKNVIATENCISAIGKIMKFKPNCVNVDEVLPHWLSWLPLHEDKEEAIQTLNFLCDLIESNHPVVIGPNNSNLPKIISIIAEGKINETISHEDPCAKRLANVVRQIQTSEELWLQCISHLDEDQQEALQELLNFA is encoded by the coding sequence ATGGCGGCGGCCGGGTCTGCAGGGTTGCCGGCAACCGTGTCGGAAAAGCAGGAGTTTTACCAGCTTCTGAAGAACCTGATCAATCCCAGCTGTATGGTGCGGAGGGAAGCCGAGGAAGTCTATGAGAATATCCCAGGTCTGGGTAAGACTACATTCCTCTTAGACGCCGTCCGTAATAGAAGAGCAGGTTATGAGGTGAGACAAATGGCTGCCGCACTGCTACGACGGCTTTTGTCCTCTGGGTTTGAGGAGGTCTATCCAAATCTGCCTTCTGATGTGCAGAGGGATGTCAAGATTGAGCTGATACTGGCCGTTAAGTTAGAAACACATGCTAGCATGAGGAAAAAGCTTTGCGATATTTTTGCGGTGCTGGCCAGGAATTTGATAGATGAGGATGGCACTAACCATTGGCCAGAAGGTCTGAAATTCCTCATTGATTCGATTCACTCTAAAAATGTGGTTCTGTGGGAAGTTGCACTTCACGTTTTCTGGCACTTTCCCGGGATTTTTGGGAACCAAGATCGCCACGATTTGGATATCATCAAGAGGTTGCTGGACCAGTGTATTCAAGATCAAGAGCATCCAGCAATCAGGACATTATCTGCTAGAGCTGCAGCTGCCTTTGTCCTTGCCAATGAAAACAATATTGCGCTTTTCAAAGACTTCGCAGACCTGCTTCCTGGCATCTTACAGGCTGTGAATGATTCCTGCTACCAGGATGATGATTCGGTGCTTGAGTCCCTTGTTGAGATTGCGGACACGGTGCCTAAGTATTTGGGTCCCTATTTAGAAGATACTCTACAGTTGAGCCTGAAGTTATGCGGAGACTCTAGGCTTAGTAACCTGCAACGCCAGCTGGCTCTGGAAGTAATAGTGACCTTATCCGAAACGGCAACGCCGATGTTGAAAAAACATACGAATATTATTGCCCAGGCTGTGCCTCATATATTAGCGATGATGGTTGATCTGCAAGACGATGAGGACTGGGTAAATGCTGATGAGATGGAAGAAGATGATTTTGACAGCAATGCCGTTGCTGCCGAGAGTGCACTAGACAGACTGGCTTGTGGACTTGGTGGAAAAGTTGTTTTGCCCATGACCAAGGAGCATATCATGCAGATGCTTCAGAGCCATGACTGGAAATGTCGCCATGCTGGATTAATGGCCTTATCGGCCATTGGAGAAGGTTGCCATCAGCAAATGGAACCAATTCTAGATGAAACAGTTAACTcggttttgctttttcttcaggATCCTCATCCAAGGGTGAGGGCTGCTGCCTGCACCACGCTTGGACAGATGGCTACCGATTTTGCACCTAGCTTCCAAAAGAAATTCCATGAAATAGTGATTCCAGCTTTGCTGCGAACCATGGAAAATCAAGGTAATCAGCGTGTGCAGTCTCATGCGGCTTCTgctcttgttatttttattgaagaCTGCCCCAAGTCATTGCTAGTTCTGTATTTGGAAAATATGGTAAAAAGTCTCCATTCCATCTTGGTTATTAAACTGCAAGAGCTGATTCGGAATGGAACTAAGTTGGCCTTAGAACAGCTTGTGACAACCATTGCTTCAGTTGCAGATGCAATAGAGGAAAGCTTTGTGCcatattatgatttatttatgcCCTCCCTCACACACGTTGTTGAGCTCGCGGTTCAAAAGGAACTCAAGCTTCTTCGAGGAAAAACTATTGAGTGCATTAGCCATGTGGGTCTTGCCGTGGGGAAGGAAAAATTTCTGCAGGATGCATCGAATGTGATGCAGTTACTGCTGAAGACACAGTCAGACTTAAATGCTATGGAAGACGACGACCCTCAAACCTCCTACATGGTGTCAGCCTGGGCTCGAATGTGTAAAATTCTTGGGAAAGACTTTGAGCAGTATCTTCCCCTGGTGATCGAGCCCCTTATTAAGACTGCCTCAGCTAAACCTGATGTCGCTCTCCTGGACACCCAAGATGTGGAGAACATGAGTGATGATGATGGCTGGCAGTTTGTAAATCTTGGGGACCAGCAAAGCTTTGGAATTAAGACCTCAGGACTCGAGGCAAAAGCAACTGCTTGCCAGATGTTGGTTTACTATGCTAAGGAGTTAAAAGAAGGGTTTGTGGAGTATACGGAACAAGTTGTGAAGCTGATGGTTCCTTTGCTGAAGTTTTATTTTCACGACAATGTTCGGGTGGCGGCTGCAGAAGCCATGCCCTTCCTCCTGGAATGTGCAAGGATCCGGGGCTCGGAGTACCTTTCACAGATGTGGCagctgatatgtgaccccttAATCAAGGCCATTGGAACTGAACCTGACACAGATGTACTCTCAGAAATAATGAACTCTTTTGCAAAGTCCATCGAGGTGATGGGAGACGGTTGTCTTAATGATGAACACTTGGAGGAGCTGGGAGGCATTTTGAAGGCAAAGCTTGAAGGGCACTTTAAGAACCAGGAGTTGCGGCAGGTGAAAAGGCAGGAAGAAAATTACGACCAGCAGGTCGAGATGTCGCTTCAAGATGAGGATGAGTGTGACGTGTATATCCTGACCAAAGTGTCGGATATCCTGCACTCACTTTTTAGCACTTATAGGGAGAAGATTCTGCCGTGGTTTGAGCAGCTCCTTCCGTTGATTGTGAATCTCATTTGTTCAAGTAGGCCGTGGCCAGACAGACAGTGGGGACTGTGCATATTTGATGATATCATCGAGCACTGCAGCCCAACCTCGTTCAAATATGTGGAGTATTTTCGGTGGCCAATGCTGCTCAATATGCGAGATACCAACCCCGAAGTCAGGCAAGCTGCCGCCTATGgattgggtgtgatggcacagtTCGGTGGAGACGATTATCGTTCTTTATGTTCAGAAGCTGTTCCGCTGTTGGTAAAGGTCATTAAGTGTGCAaattccaaaaccaaaaaaaacgtCATTGCCACCGAGAACTGTATCTCGGCAATAGGGAAGATTATGAAGTTCAAGCCCAACTGTGTAAACGTAGATGAGGTTCTCCCACACTGGCTGTCATGGCTTCCGCTGCATGAAGATAAAGAGGAAGCTATTcagactttgaattttctttgtgaCCTGATTGAAAGTAACCACCCGGTTGTGATTGGTCCCAATAATTCCAATCTTCCCAAAATCATCAGTATAATTGCAGAAGGGAAAATTAATGAGACTATTAGCCATGAAGACCCCTGTGCCAAACGCCTAGCTAACGTTGTTCGGCAGATACAGACTTCTGAAGAATTATGGCTGCAATGTATATCCCACCTCGATGAAGACCAGCAGGAAGCTTTACAAGAATTGCTCAATTTTGCCTGA